DNA sequence from the Penicillium psychrofluorescens genome assembly, chromosome: 3 genome:
CGGACAGTCTCTCGACTACGGCAGTCCAGTCCGCGATATCAACAGCCGTGACAGTGAGGCGGGGGCCTGGGGCTTCCTCAAGACCAGTTCcgctctcttcctcactTTCACTATTCTTCTCCGTCAGAGCCAACCCAGCAACACCCTCTTCCAATCtctcaccatcatcaccgcccaaATCCCTCCACACCGCTGCAAGCGCAACGATCTCCGCACCCGCACCACCACCTAAGCAGACAACACGGGTAGATGGCGCAGTATCCAACCCCTTCTCAGCAGCATTTTCCACCTTCTGATCCCTCATAAACCCTAATACCCCCCTAAACAGCCCCGCATAGCCCAAAGCTCTGGCCGCACTCCAGCGCAGCGCATAAGCgcgcagcagatcctcgtcggcgtcggtAAAGGCCGAGTCAAAGTCTCGTTGGTAGAGATGTGACTTTATGGTTTGTATTAAGGATTTGGTGTCTAGAGATGACTTGTTTTGGCGGGTTGAGTCTGCTGGCTGTGGTTGTGATGGTTCAGCGGAATCGGGGGATTCGGAGTGCACTGGGCTTGACGGGAGAAGGGCTGTTTTGAAGACATCGAGGAGGAGTTGTTGGAGGGAGAGTGGAATTGTGGTGTCTAGATCAAGGCCATTGGTGGTATTATCCGTCTCTTCATGGCTGGTTTCGCGGGGTGGCTGTGATTTTCGCGACTGGGGAGGTTCTCGGCGGGAGGAGGATGGTTTGGAATGGGAGGGGGGTGGTTTGCTCTGGAAAGAATCGGGTATCTTGCGGTTTCCGCGTTTGCTAGGCATTGACAAGGGTTGTGAGTGGTGTGTTGGTTtaaagaaagaggaggagaaaagaggaagaactCGAGCCGCCCATTTTCTGCTTATCGTTATCTTATCGGCATCGTCTACACTAACTACCATCGTGGAAGTTCACAGTTCAGTAGGGAATTGGTCACATTTCCTAACTATTTTGTCCAGCACAGGAATGGCCGGTGTGGATAGGTACGATAAGACAAAATACCACACAAAACGAATCCACGCCATGAAAAAGAATGAAAAAGGGGCCCCAAGAAGGGCCACGGGAGAATAGTATTCCAGAAGTAAAAAAAATAATGATGGGCCCGCGCTGGGACAATGATCGTGGAGAAAGTCAATCAAACCGTGCGTCACTCACACAGGTAACATAAAATGATAGACAAGAATATGACAACATATCATACTCAGACAT
Encoded proteins:
- a CDS encoding uncharacterized protein (ID:PFLUO_005447-T1.cds;~source:funannotate) — translated: MPSKRGNRKIPDSFQSKPPPSHSKPSSSRREPPQSRKSQPPRETSHEETDNTTNGLDLDTTIPLSLQQLLLDVFKTALLPSSPVHSESPDSAEPSQPQPADSTRQNKSSLDTKSLIQTIKSHLYQRDFDSAFTDADEDLLRAYALRWSAARALGYAGLFRGVLGFMRDQKVENAAEKGLDTAPSTRVVCLGGGAGAEIVALAAVWRDLGGDDGERLEEGVAGLALTEKNSESEEESGTGLEEAPGPRLTVTAVDIADWTAVVERLSDTITSADVPAPSTSKHQSPLVREKSTFSVSFQRADVLTLPESELNGILLDTNTSSSSLLVTLMFTLNELFSTSVPKATRLLLQMTETLPAGTVLLVVDSPGSYSTVKLKGKDGNMQERKYPMKFLLDHTLLSVAEGKWERVFSQDSRWWRREAARLRYEVGEGAGLEDMRFQLHVYRRVEG